A stretch of the Pedobacter sp. MC2016-14 genome encodes the following:
- a CDS encoding 1-acyl-sn-glycerol-3-phosphate acyltransferase, producing the protein MFKGLRQIHRIYVIFIIVLFFVLLFPFYYPLSRKPSGYGLLNQLRKFHSWVCSFFTGIFFRFHYEEKLEANRTYIYCSNHTSNLDIMILCLLAKGRFHFMGKDELLKAPILRLFFKTIDIPVNRDSKMSAFRAFKRAGENLDHGMSLIIFPEGKIDETHYPPVLQSFKNGPFRLAIDKNISIVPISISNAWKKMWDDGRKYGSRPGICDIYIHKPISTKDLAGADADLLKDQVFDLINSKLVTL; encoded by the coding sequence ATGTTTAAAGGCCTGAGACAAATCCACCGCATCTACGTAATATTTATAATAGTACTGTTTTTTGTGCTGCTTTTCCCGTTTTACTATCCGCTTTCCCGTAAGCCGTCGGGTTATGGTCTGTTAAATCAGCTAAGGAAATTCCACTCCTGGGTTTGTAGTTTTTTTACCGGCATTTTTTTCCGGTTTCATTATGAAGAAAAACTAGAAGCAAACAGAACCTATATTTATTGTAGTAACCATACTTCTAACCTGGATATTATGATTTTATGTCTGCTGGCAAAGGGGCGCTTTCATTTTATGGGAAAGGATGAACTGCTAAAAGCACCGATATTAAGGTTGTTTTTTAAAACGATTGATATTCCTGTTAACCGCGATTCTAAGATGTCGGCTTTCAGGGCATTTAAACGTGCCGGGGAAAATTTAGATCATGGCATGAGTTTGATTATTTTTCCCGAAGGTAAAATTGACGAAACCCATTATCCGCCGGTTTTACAGTCATTTAAAAATGGCCCTTTTAGGTTAGCCATAGATAAAAATATTTCCATTGTGCCCATCAGTATCAGTAATGCCTGGAAAAAGATGTGGGATGATGGTAGAAAATATGGAAGTAGACCCGGAATTTGTGATATTTACATCCATAAACCAATATCCACAAAAGATTTGGCTGGTGCAGATGCAGATTTGCTGAAAGACCAGGTATTTGATTTGATAAATAGTAAACTTGTTACCTTATAA
- the gatC gene encoding Asp-tRNA(Asn)/Glu-tRNA(Gln) amidotransferase subunit GatC: MKIDTQTIHKVADLARINIQEGEVDTLITEMSKILTFMEKLNELDTTGVKPLIYMNEEVNVWRADEVIQEITVKEGLKNAAVHNENYFMVPKVIEK, encoded by the coding sequence ATGAAAATAGATACACAAACCATACATAAAGTTGCTGATTTAGCCAGGATAAACATTCAGGAAGGGGAGGTAGATACACTCATTACGGAAATGAGTAAAATACTTACTTTTATGGAGAAGCTAAACGAGTTGGATACTACCGGTGTAAAGCCCTTGATTTATATGAATGAGGAAGTAAATGTTTGGAGAGCAGATGAAGTGATTCAGGAAATTACAGTGAAAGAAGGCTTAAAAAATGCTGCTGTACACAACGAGAATTATTTTATGGTGCCTAAGGTTATTGAAAAATAA
- a CDS encoding ABC transporter ATP-binding protein: MNEPLIVIKEIGRKYVIGTEVIHALKSVSLNINKGEFVALMGPSGSGKSTLMNILGCLDTPNQGSYTLNGTDVSRMTENDLAEVRNKEIGFVFQTFNLLPRSTSLDNVALPLIYAGVGKSERQRRAQQALENVGLGNRVTHRPNELSGGQRQRVAVARALINNPSIILADEPTGNLDTKTSIEIMALLEEIHSKGNTIILVTHEEDIAQHAHRIVRMRDGLIESDEPNVVIA; this comes from the coding sequence ATGAACGAACCGCTTATTGTTATTAAAGAAATTGGCCGTAAATATGTGATTGGCACAGAAGTTATTCATGCGCTTAAATCGGTATCGCTGAACATCAATAAAGGTGAATTTGTTGCCTTAATGGGTCCTTCCGGTTCTGGTAAATCTACGCTGATGAATATTTTGGGGTGTTTAGATACACCCAACCAGGGCAGTTATACACTAAACGGAACCGATGTAAGTCGTATGACGGAGAATGATCTTGCAGAGGTTAGAAATAAAGAAATAGGGTTTGTTTTTCAGACATTTAATCTCTTGCCGCGTTCTACTTCTTTAGATAATGTAGCCTTGCCATTGATTTATGCTGGCGTGGGTAAATCAGAGCGTCAGCGTAGAGCACAACAGGCACTTGAAAATGTTGGTTTGGGGAACCGGGTAACCCATAGGCCAAATGAGTTGTCGGGTGGTCAGCGCCAACGTGTGGCTGTAGCAAGGGCATTGATTAATAATCCCTCTATTATTCTGGCAGATGAACCTACTGGTAACCTCGATACCAAAACTTCTATAGAGATTATGGCCTTATTGGAGGAAATCCACAGCAAGGGAAATACCATTATTTTGGTTACGCACGAAGAAGATATAGCCCAACATGCCCACAGAATTGTACGTATGCGGGATGGATTAATTGAGAGTGATGAGCCAAATGTTGTAATTGCATGA
- a CDS encoding cob(I)yrinic acid a,c-diamide adenosyltransferase has product MKIYTKTGDKGLTSLIGGTRVPKFHLRIECYGTVDELNSYIGLILCQPIDLHYQQMLKEIQDRLFTVGASLAADPEKSKMKIPDLLQSDILLLETEMDVMNEQLPELKHFVLPGGNSTVSYCHIARCICRRAERLTVHLATESFVDEKMTVYLNRLSDYLFVLARKLNMDFNNEENIWLPRV; this is encoded by the coding sequence ATGAAAATCTATACCAAAACCGGAGATAAGGGGCTAACATCTTTAATTGGAGGTACCAGGGTGCCAAAATTTCATTTACGAATTGAATGTTATGGAACCGTAGATGAGCTCAATTCGTACATTGGGCTGATCTTGTGTCAGCCTATTGATTTGCATTACCAACAGATGCTCAAAGAAATTCAGGATCGTTTATTTACAGTGGGCGCTTCTTTGGCAGCCGATCCTGAAAAATCAAAGATGAAAATTCCAGACCTGCTGCAAAGTGATATTCTATTACTGGAGACAGAAATGGATGTGATGAATGAACAATTACCTGAATTGAAACATTTTGTGCTGCCTGGAGGGAATAGTACAGTATCTTATTGTCATATTGCACGTTGTATTTGTCGCAGGGCTGAACGACTGACTGTTCATTTGGCAACAGAAAGTTTTGTTGACGAAAAGATGACGGTCTATTTGAATAGATTAAGCGATTATTTGTTTGTTTTGGCTCGTAAACTTAATATGGACTTCAATAACGAAGAAAATATTTGGCTTCCGCGTGTATAA
- a CDS encoding DUF2795 domain-containing protein → MYWTLELASHLEDAPWPATKDELIDYGIRSGAPVEVIENLQALEDDGEPYETIEEIWPDYPTKDDFFFNEDEY, encoded by the coding sequence ATGTATTGGACACTAGAACTAGCATCGCATTTGGAAGACGCTCCATGGCCTGCAACAAAAGATGAATTGATTGATTACGGAATCAGATCTGGAGCACCTGTAGAGGTGATTGAAAATCTTCAGGCTTTGGAAGATGATGGTGAACCTTATGAAACCATCGAAGAAATTTGGCCGGATTATCCAACTAAAGATGATTTCTTCTTTAATGAAGACGAATATTAA
- a CDS encoding lmo0937 family membrane protein — MGNLLYLIAVILVIIWAISFLGGYYTGGIIHALLVIAIIAIILRVIRGAA; from the coding sequence ATGGGAAATCTACTTTATTTAATCGCAGTCATTCTAGTTATCATTTGGGCCATCAGTTTCCTTGGAGGATATTACACTGGCGGTATTATTCACGCCTTATTGGTAATTGCTATTATAGCCATCATTTTGAGGGTAATCAGAGGAGCTGCTTAA
- a CDS encoding 2-C-methyl-D-erythritol 4-phosphate cytidylyltransferase: MKYYAILVAGGSGSRMNNAIAKQFLLLNGKPILMHTIEAFHKSVLNVEILVVLNIQQHDYWKSLCTSYQFHIPHQIIEGGSQRFHSVKNGLSAIHDEGIVAVHDAVRPLVSAELILNSFETARKYGTAVAGIPPIDSIRVIKEADRNEALPREQVMLIQTPQTFKLDILRKAYEQPYSENFTDDASVVEKAGFNITLVTGERSNLKITWPEDFEIAKMLLKKEAPEIQEPEL, translated from the coding sequence ATGAAATATTACGCCATACTCGTTGCAGGAGGTTCGGGTAGCCGAATGAACAACGCGATAGCCAAGCAGTTTTTATTACTGAATGGTAAACCCATCCTCATGCATACCATTGAAGCATTTCATAAATCTGTCTTAAATGTTGAAATATTAGTTGTCCTGAATATACAACAACACGACTACTGGAAAAGCCTCTGTACTTCTTATCAGTTTCATATTCCACACCAAATTATTGAAGGAGGGAGCCAGCGTTTTCATTCTGTTAAAAACGGACTCTCGGCAATTCATGATGAGGGGATTGTAGCAGTTCATGATGCCGTACGCCCGCTGGTTTCGGCAGAATTGATTTTAAATTCATTTGAAACAGCAAGAAAATATGGAACTGCGGTTGCGGGAATACCACCCATAGATTCTATAAGAGTTATAAAAGAGGCTGATCGCAATGAAGCCTTACCTAGAGAACAGGTGATGCTAATTCAAACACCACAAACTTTTAAATTAGATATCCTTAGGAAAGCGTATGAACAGCCTTACAGCGAAAACTTTACTGATGATGCCTCAGTAGTTGAAAAAGCCGGTTTTAACATCACCCTGGTTACAGGAGAGCGTTCAAATCTAAAAATCACCTGGCCAGAAGACTTTGAAATCGCAAAAATGCTTTTAAAAAAAGAGGCCCCTGAAATTCAGGAGCCTGAGCTTTAA
- the queA gene encoding tRNA preQ1(34) S-adenosylmethionine ribosyltransferase-isomerase QueA yields the protein MKLSQFKFNLPESLIANNPSEQRDEARLMVLHKDSGKIEHKIFKDVLSYFDDQDVMILNNTKVFPARLYGNKEKTGATIEVFLLRELNKELRLWDVLVDPARKIRVGNKLYFGDDDLLVAEVVDNTTSRGRTIRFLFDGTDEEFRKNIEILGETPLPKYIKRKATAQDKERYQTIFAKHEGAVAAPTAGLHFSRELMKRLELKGIDFAEVTLHVGLGTFRSVEVEDLTKHKMDSEQFIIEQKDADIVNKALDNKRKICAVGTTSMRAIESAVSSGKRLKSANDWTSKFIFPPYEFSIANSMITNFHTPESTLLMMISAFGGYDYVRNAYEVALKEKYRFYSYGDAMLII from the coding sequence ATGAAGTTATCACAATTTAAGTTTAATTTACCTGAATCATTAATAGCCAATAATCCTTCAGAACAAAGAGATGAAGCCCGTTTAATGGTATTACATAAAGATAGTGGCAAAATTGAGCATAAAATATTTAAGGATGTTCTAAGTTACTTTGATGACCAGGATGTAATGATCTTAAATAACACCAAAGTTTTTCCTGCACGTTTATACGGAAATAAAGAAAAAACAGGTGCTACAATTGAAGTATTTTTATTGCGTGAACTGAACAAAGAACTTCGCTTATGGGATGTTCTTGTAGATCCGGCACGTAAAATCCGTGTTGGAAATAAATTATATTTTGGGGATGATGATCTTTTAGTTGCTGAGGTAGTTGATAATACCACCTCCCGTGGCCGTACCATTCGTTTTCTTTTTGATGGTACTGATGAGGAGTTCAGGAAAAACATTGAAATCCTTGGCGAAACACCACTTCCTAAGTACATCAAGCGTAAAGCAACTGCTCAGGATAAAGAACGTTACCAAACTATTTTTGCTAAACATGAAGGCGCTGTTGCCGCACCTACTGCAGGTTTACACTTTAGCCGGGAATTAATGAAACGCCTTGAACTTAAAGGTATTGATTTTGCCGAAGTTACACTTCACGTTGGTCTGGGTACTTTCAGATCTGTAGAGGTGGAAGATTTAACCAAGCACAAAATGGATTCTGAGCAATTTATAATTGAGCAGAAAGATGCTGATATTGTAAATAAAGCACTGGATAACAAAAGAAAAATCTGTGCTGTGGGTACTACCTCAATGCGTGCTATAGAATCAGCTGTTTCTTCAGGTAAGAGACTAAAATCAGCAAATGACTGGACAAGCAAATTCATTTTTCCTCCATACGAGTTCAGTATCGCAAATTCTATGATCACCAATTTCCACACACCAGAATCTACCTTATTAATGATGATTAGTGCTTTTGGAGGTTATGATTACGTGAGAAATGCCTACGAAGTAGCTTTGAAAGAAAAATACCGTTTTTACAGCTATGGTGATGCCATGCTAATTATATAA
- a CDS encoding ABC transporter permease, giving the protein MMIFRLIAESFRFAADALFQNRLRTMLSLLGITIGIFTIISVFSAVDTLRDKLQSSVDKLGSNTLFVQKWPWGFGGDYPWWKYINRPLPKLKEYATLKERIQNADGICFESMASGRTIKYKNSAVEGVGLKAASQDYDKTWNLDFEDGRYFTETEGKFGAPLVILGAEVAQGLFGDQSAIGKQIKVMGRRLTVVGVFKKEGEDMLGMSQDNNVLIPLNFARGLFEVENDQYDPQITVKGKESVSLEEVESELLGLMRSIRKIKPGAESDFALNKTTMLTDTLNAMFVAIKIAGWVIGGFSILVGGFGIANIMFVSVKERTNIIGIQKSLGAKNYFILLQFIFEAVALCLMGGIIGLLLVFGGTYLFTYFTEVEVVLYAKNIVMGIGISLAIGLISGFWPAYAASKLDPVEAIRS; this is encoded by the coding sequence ATGATGATTTTTAGACTAATTGCAGAAAGTTTTAGGTTTGCCGCGGACGCCTTGTTTCAGAACAGGCTGCGTACTATGCTCTCATTACTGGGGATTACGATTGGTATTTTTACCATCATATCTGTATTTTCTGCTGTTGATACTTTAAGGGATAAGTTGCAATCCAGTGTGGATAAGCTGGGCTCCAACACCCTGTTTGTTCAAAAGTGGCCCTGGGGCTTCGGGGGCGATTATCCGTGGTGGAAATACATTAACCGCCCCTTGCCTAAACTTAAAGAATATGCTACGCTAAAAGAACGAATTCAAAATGCGGATGGAATATGTTTTGAGTCAATGGCATCAGGAAGAACGATTAAGTATAAAAATAGCGCTGTAGAAGGGGTAGGCTTAAAAGCTGCTTCGCAGGATTATGATAAAACCTGGAACCTGGATTTTGAAGATGGAAGGTATTTTACAGAAACAGAAGGGAAATTTGGCGCACCACTGGTTATTCTGGGTGCAGAGGTGGCTCAGGGGCTTTTTGGAGATCAATCTGCGATAGGGAAGCAAATTAAAGTAATGGGACGCAGGCTTACCGTAGTAGGGGTATTTAAAAAAGAGGGAGAAGATATGCTGGGCATGTCTCAAGATAACAATGTACTAATTCCTCTAAATTTTGCACGTGGGCTCTTTGAGGTAGAAAACGACCAGTACGATCCGCAGATTACGGTAAAAGGAAAGGAAAGTGTGAGTTTAGAAGAAGTGGAAAGTGAGTTGCTGGGTCTAATGCGTTCCATCAGAAAAATAAAACCTGGTGCGGAAAGTGATTTTGCACTTAATAAAACAACTATGCTCACTGATACGCTAAATGCAATGTTTGTGGCAATAAAGATTGCCGGATGGGTAATTGGAGGTTTTTCAATCCTTGTAGGTGGCTTTGGTATTGCCAACATCATGTTTGTTTCCGTTAAGGAGCGTACCAACATTATTGGTATTCAAAAGTCACTGGGGGCCAAAAACTATTTTATTTTGCTCCAGTTTATTTTTGAGGCCGTAGCATTGTGTTTAATGGGTGGAATTATAGGTTTGCTGCTGGTTTTTGGGGGGACCTACCTGTTCACTTATTTTACCGAAGTAGAAGTGGTACTATATGCTAAAAATATAGTGATGGGCATTGGCATATCATTGGCGATTGGACTAATTTCAGGATTCTGGCCAGCCTATGCAGCCTCTAAATTAGATCCCGTGGAAGCCATAAGGTCATAA
- a CDS encoding pyridoxal phosphate-dependent aminotransferase, producing MTFLSNRINNLSESQTIKMAKLGRELSAKGIDVINLSFGEPDFFTPEYVKEAAKKSIDENYSYYTPVSGYPDLRKVITEKLLKENGLTYNFDQIVVSTGAKQSLANAVLCLINPGDEVIVPTPYWVSYSEMIKLAEGETVFINATVENDFKITAAQLEAAITPKTKLFMFSSPCNPTGSVYSKTELAALAAVFEKYPEIYIISDEIYEHINFVGEHTSIASFDAIKDRVILINGFSKSYAMTGWRVGYMASNKKLADACDKLQGQITSGTSSIAQRAALAAYQGTLDSVKEMVAEFKKRRDVVYALLSAIPGVKVNLPDGAFYFFPEVKSYFGKSSGSYTINNAEDLCLYILNEAHVSTVTGEAFGNEDCIRISYAAAEDKLRDAVSRIAGALAKLS from the coding sequence ATGACATTTTTATCCAACAGAATCAATAATCTATCAGAATCACAGACCATTAAAATGGCTAAATTAGGTAGAGAATTGTCGGCTAAAGGCATTGATGTAATCAATTTAAGCTTTGGCGAACCAGATTTTTTCACACCTGAATACGTAAAGGAGGCTGCTAAAAAGTCTATTGACGAAAATTATTCTTACTACACTCCTGTGTCAGGTTATCCTGACCTGCGTAAGGTGATTACAGAAAAGTTACTGAAGGAAAATGGATTAACTTACAATTTTGATCAGATTGTAGTTTCTACGGGTGCTAAACAATCACTTGCAAACGCGGTATTGTGTTTGATTAATCCCGGAGACGAGGTTATTGTTCCAACGCCATACTGGGTATCTTATTCAGAAATGATCAAACTTGCTGAAGGCGAAACTGTCTTTATCAATGCCACTGTTGAAAATGATTTTAAAATAACTGCAGCTCAACTGGAAGCGGCTATCACGCCAAAAACCAAACTGTTCATGTTTTCTTCACCATGTAACCCAACAGGCTCTGTGTATTCAAAAACAGAACTTGCGGCCCTTGCAGCGGTTTTTGAGAAATATCCGGAAATTTACATCATCTCTGACGAAATTTATGAACACATCAACTTTGTTGGTGAACATACCTCAATTGCTTCTTTTGATGCCATTAAAGACCGTGTAATTTTGATTAACGGATTCTCAAAATCTTACGCCATGACTGGCTGGAGAGTTGGCTATATGGCTTCCAACAAAAAACTTGCTGATGCTTGTGATAAATTACAAGGTCAAATTACTTCAGGTACATCGTCCATCGCCCAACGTGCTGCATTAGCTGCCTATCAGGGAACGTTAGATTCTGTGAAGGAAATGGTTGCGGAATTTAAAAAACGTCGTGACGTTGTATATGCATTGCTTAGTGCAATTCCAGGCGTAAAAGTTAACCTTCCAGATGGTGCTTTTTATTTCTTCCCTGAAGTTAAATCTTATTTTGGCAAATCAAGCGGAAGTTATACCATCAATAATGCAGAAGACCTGTGTCTTTATATTTTAAATGAAGCTCATGTATCTACGGTAACGGGAGAGGCATTTGGAAATGAAGATTGCATACGTATTTCTTACGCAGCTGCAGAAGATAAGCTTAGGGATGCAGTATCAAGAATTGCTGGAGCTTTGGCCAAACTTAGTTAA
- a CDS encoding NUDIX domain-containing protein, translating into MSYFNVRVYGLLINAKNQVLISDEKSGGRSFSKFPGGGLELGEGLTDALKREFMEECNTEIEVLGHLYTTDFYEQSSFNDSQILSIYYFVKERHPLAVNFKTIPFDFDGEALQSFRWVDLSKLSVDDVTFKTDKTVVELLLKQMNF; encoded by the coding sequence ATGAGTTATTTTAATGTAAGGGTATACGGATTGCTGATCAATGCTAAAAATCAGGTTTTGATTAGTGATGAAAAGTCAGGGGGAAGGTCATTTAGTAAATTTCCTGGTGGTGGTTTGGAGCTGGGCGAGGGACTTACAGACGCATTAAAACGCGAGTTTATGGAAGAATGCAATACAGAGATTGAGGTGCTGGGCCATTTGTATACTACAGACTTTTACGAGCAGTCTTCCTTTAACGATAGTCAGATTCTTAGTATTTATTATTTTGTTAAAGAACGGCACCCTTTAGCGGTGAATTTTAAAACCATCCCATTTGATTTTGACGGCGAAGCACTGCAGTCTTTTAGATGGGTAGATCTTAGTAAATTATCTGTAGATGACGTAACTTTTAAAACAGATAAGACAGTAGTGGAACTACTGTTGAAGCAAATGAACTTTTAG
- the pdeM gene encoding ligase-associated DNA damage response endonuclease PdeM has product MTINCNGETLILDKYRAIYWFAKKMLMVSDLHIGKSAHFRKAGIPVPSTVAASDLVKLSSLIAKYDVETLLVTGDMFHNTANGDVAAFYNWRTALPDLKIWLVKGNHDDLRPKDYAQLDIQVFDKELLYRPFRFIHDKPDTVDEYYNISGHIHPGVTLHGKARQKLKFPCFYFNPTCAILPAFSNFTGLSVIKPKEDDRIFAITPSTVIEV; this is encoded by the coding sequence ATGACCATCAATTGTAATGGTGAAACACTAATATTGGATAAATACAGGGCCATTTATTGGTTTGCAAAAAAAATGCTGATGGTAAGTGACCTGCATATTGGGAAATCTGCCCATTTTCGCAAGGCCGGAATCCCCGTCCCCTCTACTGTAGCTGCATCAGATCTTGTAAAATTAAGCAGTTTAATAGCAAAATACGATGTAGAGACCTTACTAGTTACCGGAGATATGTTTCACAACACCGCCAATGGTGACGTAGCTGCTTTCTACAATTGGCGAACGGCCCTTCCCGACTTGAAAATTTGGTTAGTGAAAGGCAACCACGACGATTTAAGACCTAAAGATTACGCACAGCTAGACATTCAAGTTTTCGACAAAGAATTACTTTATAGGCCCTTTCGGTTTATCCATGACAAACCAGATACCGTTGATGAGTATTATAACATCTCAGGGCATATCCATCCAGGCGTAACACTTCATGGAAAAGCGAGGCAGAAATTGAAATTTCCATGTTTTTACTTTAACCCTACCTGTGCCATCTTGCCTGCATTCAGCAATTTTACAGGTTTGAGTGTTATAAAACCCAAAGAAGATGACCGTATCTTTGCCATTACGCCATCAACCGTAATTGAAGTGTAA